A segment of the Odoribacter splanchnicus DSM 20712 genome:
GGCCCAACACCATCAGCCGGGAGAATGTACAACGTAAGATCGTCGTTTCTGCCAATGTTGCCGGCAGGGATTTGAAAGGCGTAGTCAACGATATCCAAAAAACAGTAGACGAACAAATCTCTCTACCGGAAGGTTATCACATCGAGTATGGCGGACAGTTCGAAAGTGAAGCAGCTGCTTCCCGAACTTTATTCCTGACTTCCCTGATCTCCATCCTACTGATATTCTTGATTTTGTATCATGAATTCCGGAGTTTACCTTTATCCGGTATCATCATGTTGAATCTGCCCTTAGCCATCATCGGAGGAGTGATCAGTATCTGGTTTACCTCAGGGGTAATCAGTATCCCTTCTATCATCGGATTCATTTCCCTATTCGGTATCGCTACCCGTAACGGAATACTACTGGTATCCCACTACAATCATTTACGGGAAGAAGGTCTGAATCTGAGGGAAAGTATTATTCAAGGTTCTTTGGACCGGCTCAATCCGATTCTGATGACAGCCTTAACCTCTGCACTGGCTTTAATTCCGCTGGCTGTGGGTGGGGATCTTCCGGGAAATGAAATCCAAAGCCCTATGGCACAGGTGATATTAGGAGGATTATTAAGCTCCACTCTGCTAAACGGATTTGTAGTCCCTATCGTATATTTTCTGTTGAACCGGAAAAAAGAAGCATCAATAGTAACCCCTCAGGAGATACAAGCCGATTTATAAATTTACAATTCATCATTATGAAAAAATACATATACATCCTTTGCCTGTCTCTGATCGTCACTCTCCCTGTATTTTCCCAATCGGGAATCAAGGAAGTGCTTAAAAATATCGAGGTAAACAATCCCACCTTACAAGCAGGCATGCAACTAAACCAAGCACAAAAGCTGGAAGCACGGACGGGGATTTTTTTACCCAACCCGACAGTCGAATTAAATCAATTGTGGGCCGACCGTAGTGTAGGCGGAAATGCCAACGAATTAGCCGTCGTACAGAGTTTCGACTTCCCTACGGTCTATGCCAATAAAAACAAATTGGCCAAATTGAAATCTGCAACTTCCGATCTCCAATATGCAGCCACCCGTCAGGAGATCTTACTGACAGCACAACAGACCTGCCAGGAGATCATATACTTACGCAAACAAAAACAGTTATTGGACCAACGGCTGAAAAATGCGGAAAAACTAGCAGAATTGTATCGTCAACGTTTTGCGAATGGTGATGCCAACCGATTAGAATACAACAAAATTCAATTAGAAAAGATTAATGCCAATAATGCCAGCCGACTCAATAACTCGGCTTTGCGGGCTCAATTGGAGAAATTACAGGCACTGAACGGTGGCCACCCCCTCGATTTCGAAACAACGGACTACCCACAGACTCAGGTTCTACCGGACTATTCCAGTCTGGAATCGGAGTATCTGGCCGCTGATCCCACATTAAAAAGTCTACGCAGCGAATCCGAATCCGCCCAACGGGAGATCAAAGTAAACCGGGCCCTGACTTTACCTAAATTCGATCTGGGTTACCGTCGTAACGGGGGGAGTGAATCAAAGATGAACGGTTTCAAAATCGGCCTTTCGATTCCGCTTTGGGAAAATAGAAACACGGTTAAACAAGCAAAAGCACAAGCCGAATATACGGTTACCAATATCTTAGCCAATCAACAGACCCTGAAAGCTACCCTCCGGGAACTATACCTGCAAGCCGAAGCTTTGGCAAACTCCCGGAATGAATATGCAGAGGCTCTTTCCAGCCAACGGACCGACGAATTACTCAATAAGGCTCTCGAAACCGGGCAGATATCCATGATCGATTATTTTGTAGAGATTACTCTGCTTTACGATAGTATGCAAAACTATTTGGATGTAGAAAAAGAATATCAGAATGCAGTGGCCCAACTATTACAATATCAATTGTAATAAGTTTTAAAGTCCCCCAACCTGCCGGCGCGTTTTTACAGCCACGAGTGCTGCTGTAAAAACGCGCCGGCAGAGTTCAAAAAACTTTAGGAAGCAATTACTCCAGATTTTAATAATTACAGGGGGCACAAAAGTTGCAAGAAATTCAGCATCAAGGCAATTACCGCTATACGGCTATCCCCCTAATAACTCATCAAACACAGGTCAGCAATTCCCTCATCCGATGAATGACAGGAGCTTTTTTCTGCAGGCGTTCTTCATTGTTATGCCCTCCTGCAAATAAGATACAATCGAACCCCAAAGCGTCGGCCACCTCGGCATCGTGAATAGTATCTCCAACCATCAGGGTGTCTTCGGGTACAATCGGACAAGTCTGTAACATTTGCTGTCCCCGTTCGATCTTGCCGGCCGCATAAATATCATTCGCCCCACAAGCGCGGTCAAAACGGGAATCGATCTGAAAATGCCGGAGCATCTGTTGCAACAAATCTTCCCGAAGAGCAGACAGGACATACTGTTTTACACCGGTTTGCTGTATGCCTGCCAGCACCTCTCTTACTCCTTCGTTCAATCCCACTTCGCCGGCATATTTATCATAGGTCTCGACAAAATCGACAGACAGTTCATGAAAAGATTCTTTCTCCATATCGAATCCGACCCGATCATAAAAGTCTATGACCGGAAAACCGAATTTTTCTTTATAATCTTCTACAGAAAGCAATGGCAAACCTCTTCTCCCGAGCATATCGTTCAACGTATTCACACCGACTTTCACATCATTCAATAAAGTACCGTTCCAATCCCACACGACATTTTTATACTTCATAAATTTATCTTTAATCCCTATTATTTATTCCTCTTCTTCTACAGGCTTATAAAAAGCTTCCGCTCCAGGCCAATCCAATTTTTTCCGTGCCAGTTCTTCCGGATAAATCATATACACCACATCGGCCTCGGTCGCCAACTCATTTTTTTCATTGAAAAGCTCCACGTGAGCGGTCACCAACCGTCTTGCCACTTCGGTCACCTTGGCTCTCAACCAAATTTCTCCCTGATCTGTCCGGACAGGCCGTCGGTATTTCACCTGCATTTCTGTTGTCACACCAGCTGTTTTTTCATGAGAAAAGATTGCCCAACTGGCAATCTCATCGATCAGTGTCGCCTGTATCCCTCCATGCAAAACATGAAAAAAGCCCTGATAATTCTCCGAGGGCACCCAATGGCAGGTGATATATTCACCTTCATCCACAAACTTACATTTCAGTCCATACGGATTTGTCGGCGAACAACCGAAACAATTGTATCCCTCCAAATCCGCATAGGCATTATACATTTTCCGTTTTTCCATTTTACGTTCCGATTATCGAACCGTAAAATTAACGCATTTTTCTAAGAATTGTTGCCTGCTTTATATTTTTCATACTCGACCACGACCAATTCGATCGGAATAGCCAATAAACTCATTCGCCGGAAGATATCGGGCAGTTCCGTCCCGACAAACTCTTCACGTCTGGATTCAGTAATCTGCTTCGAAGCTCCTTCTGTCACAAAAAAGCCGACTCCCCGCTTGTTACAAATGATCTCCCGGGCCTGCAAATAGTCGTAGGCACGCATCACAGTATTCGGATTTACCTCCAATTGTACCCCCAATTCACGAACAGACGGAATCCGTTCCTGAGCTTTCCATTTACCTGTGACAATGTGATCACAAACCAAATCCACAATCTGCAAATAAATCGCCTGCGTCTCCTTAAAGTCCATAATCAGTAATATTGTCTTTAACCTTTGACTTTGAGATACACACCTTCGGTGCATTCAATGTATCCACTTTTACACCGGGAGATACCCATAACTGACATATCACACCCGAATATTCCTCGGGGCCACTTACATATAAAGTGTCTCCGGCCACCCGAAAACCAGTAACCTGCCGGAACGGTATCACACCGGTTATTTTAAATCCCTGCTTTACCTTTTCCGGCGACTCAATCACCCTGACTGCCATATCTGTATTATAGATCACAACGTTACTTACCGGCTGTTTATACAATTTTTCGATATAAGCCCCGGCTTTTTCCATCTCCTGATCACTTGGATTTTTTAAGTTATAAAAAATGATAAATCCCAAAATCACCGGTAAAATATAAAGGACTGCTAAAATTAAATCATATTTTTTCATTGTCTTTTCAATTATTGAACTTGTTTCGTTTTCAATTTTATCCAAATTACTGCCTGATAGGTCAGTGGGAAAATATAGAACACCAGTAACCAGCGGAAAGAAGGTAAATCTGGCAAGACTTCTCCTCCGTAAAAACTCAACTCATCGGGTTTCATTTGTGGCTCTGCCCCGAACAACTTATTCCCCAACCAGACGGAAACGGCTACCAAGGCCAATAAAAATATCACATGAACCAAAAAAGTCAATATAAAAGGATGCTTCCGGAAAGTGACCGATCCCCACATGCCTACCGACATTACATATAAAAACCAAATGACAACCATATTCACTACAATGCCATTGGTCAGCTTTCCATAGTTCAGTTCTTTCTGGTCATACGAAATATTCATCAGGTACCCACCCTCCGAAAAGTCGAACACATTCCCGATTTCGGTATGAACCACTTCCTGTCCGGGAGTCATGGCAGGGACCTGATTCCCGAAACTCCCGCTTACATACTCCAATCGATTGAGTCCTGTAAATTTATAACTATTCGTAACCGAAGCCAAAGCATAAAACATCAACAAATAAACGACAAGTAATACGACCGTGGAATTCAGGAAAGCCAGCACATATTTTTCAAAGACAGAAGCCGGTAACAACAGCGTATTCAATATTTTATCTTTTACAACAAAATCACGCAAAGAATGCAGAGCGACAACCAAAGCAAACAATCCATATAGTCCCCAGAACAGCTGACGATATACCCCTTTGTAATATTGAATAAAATCAGATACCTCCGCCGGATTTTCTACTTGCGTGTATTCCCTCAGAAAAGGATTAAATTTACACAAACACAAAAAAGTGATTATTCCTATGATCCCTAGGAAAATAATTCCTAACCTCCTATTTTCCCGGTAATACTTCCGGGCCAATGCTCCCAAACGCCGGTATTCAAATACTTCATTCATAGCTATCATTTTATACATTTTCCTATTTCAAAACTTTTTCAATCTCCGCCGGATGTTCCAAAACCGCATTAAAAAACAATTCCATATCCAGTTTGCTATCTTCCTGCTGTAAGTTGGGTACCATTCCCCAGCGGCCTCTTAAAGATTCTTCGGCAAATAAAGCCGTTTCTCCCTCTCTCATCTGCC
Coding sequences within it:
- a CDS encoding TolC family protein, yielding MKKYIYILCLSLIVTLPVFSQSGIKEVLKNIEVNNPTLQAGMQLNQAQKLEARTGIFLPNPTVELNQLWADRSVGGNANELAVVQSFDFPTVYANKNKLAKLKSATSDLQYAATRQEILLTAQQTCQEIIYLRKQKQLLDQRLKNAEKLAELYRQRFANGDANRLEYNKIQLEKINANNASRLNNSALRAQLEKLQALNGGHPLDFETTDYPQTQVLPDYSSLESEYLAADPTLKSLRSESESAQREIKVNRALTLPKFDLGYRRNGGSESKMNGFKIGLSIPLWENRNTVKQAKAQAEYTVTNILANQQTLKATLRELYLQAEALANSRNEYAEALSSQRTDELLNKALETGQISMIDYFVEITLLYDSMQNYLDVEKEYQNAVAQLLQYQL
- a CDS encoding HAD family hydrolase, encoding MKYKNVVWDWNGTLLNDVKVGVNTLNDMLGRRGLPLLSVEDYKEKFGFPVIDFYDRVGFDMEKESFHELSVDFVETYDKYAGEVGLNEGVREVLAGIQQTGVKQYVLSALREDLLQQMLRHFQIDSRFDRACGANDIYAAGKIERGQQMLQTCPIVPEDTLMVGDTIHDAEVADALGFDCILFAGGHNNEERLQKKAPVIHRMRELLTCV
- a CDS encoding PaaI family thioesterase translates to MEKRKMYNAYADLEGYNCFGCSPTNPYGLKCKFVDEGEYITCHWVPSENYQGFFHVLHGGIQATLIDEIASWAIFSHEKTAGVTTEMQVKYRRPVRTDQGEIWLRAKVTEVARRLVTAHVELFNEKNELATEADVVYMIYPEELARKKLDWPGAEAFYKPVEEEE
- a CDS encoding GntR family transcriptional regulator, encoding MDFKETQAIYLQIVDLVCDHIVTGKWKAQERIPSVRELGVQLEVNPNTVMRAYDYLQAREIICNKRGVGFFVTEGASKQITESRREEFVGTELPDIFRRMSLLAIPIELVVVEYEKYKAGNNS